A window of the Bdellovibrio sp. ZAP7 genome harbors these coding sequences:
- a CDS encoding DUF4423 domain-containing protein, protein MSKNPKTPAKYAEVAEFLNAILKSKRTKNPKYSMRAFARDLKTSPGRISAILAGHALPGKIVRKRILSVLDMSPEKASKLEFLIGKYLLERKAPNQYFQVTEEVQTFLPEWHHFAILNLLENKDFRNDQHWISHRLNLDETIVSESIKKLILVGLAKEENGKLVPTHANITSTHDIPSEALKNYHRQMIKKSMEVLDEVPVDLRDVTSLILATNPRQIYKAKLLTKQYRQDMIKLLEEGDKTEVYSVCIQITPITKAITAV, encoded by the coding sequence ATGTCTAAAAACCCTAAAACTCCAGCCAAATATGCCGAAGTTGCCGAATTTCTAAATGCTATTCTGAAAAGCAAACGCACGAAAAATCCCAAGTATTCGATGCGCGCTTTTGCCAGAGATTTAAAAACTTCTCCAGGACGCATTTCTGCAATTCTTGCCGGCCATGCATTGCCAGGAAAAATCGTCAGAAAAAGAATCTTGTCGGTTTTGGACATGAGTCCGGAAAAAGCATCTAAATTGGAATTTCTGATCGGCAAATATCTATTGGAAAGAAAAGCCCCTAATCAGTATTTTCAAGTAACCGAGGAAGTGCAAACTTTCCTTCCCGAATGGCATCATTTTGCAATTTTAAATTTATTGGAAAACAAGGACTTCAGAAACGACCAACATTGGATTTCACACCGACTGAACCTTGATGAAACTATCGTCTCGGAATCCATCAAAAAACTAATCTTGGTGGGCCTCGCAAAAGAGGAAAATGGGAAACTTGTACCGACTCATGCGAACATCACTTCAACCCACGACATTCCATCAGAAGCTCTTAAAAACTATCATCGCCAAATGATTAAAAAATCTATGGAAGTATTAGACGAAGTACCGGTGGATTTGCGAGATGTCACCTCTTTGATCCTCGCAACCAATCCACGCCAGATCTATAAAGCAAAGCTATTAACAAAACAATATCGCCAGGACATGATCAAACTTCTGGAAGAGGGTGACAAAACCGAAGTTTATAGCGTTTGCATTCAGATAACACCCATCACTAAAGCAATTACCGCGGTATAA